The following proteins are co-located in the Streptococcus anginosus genome:
- a CDS encoding PTS sugar transporter subunit IIA: MNLKQALIENNSIRLGLSASTWQEAVKLAVDPLIESGAVKPEYYDAIIESTEGYGPYYILMPGMAMPHARPEAGVQRDAFSLVTLKEPVTFSDGKGVSVLLALAATSSKIHTSVAIPQIIALFELENSIDRLLACQTEAEVLALIDESKNSPYLEGLDLDS; the protein is encoded by the coding sequence ATGAACCTAAAGCAAGCATTGATTGAAAACAACTCTATTCGTTTAGGTCTTTCTGCTTCAACTTGGCAAGAAGCGGTCAAACTTGCTGTTGACCCTTTGATTGAAAGTGGAGCTGTTAAGCCTGAATATTATGATGCTATCATCGAATCCACAGAAGGATATGGTCCTTACTATATTTTGATGCCCGGTATGGCTATGCCGCATGCACGACCAGAAGCTGGTGTTCAAAGAGATGCTTTCTCTTTGGTGACGTTGAAGGAGCCTGTAACTTTCTCAGACGGAAAAGGCGTGAGTGTTTTGTTAGCTCTTGCAGCAACGAGTTCAAAAATTCATACGAGTGTTGCAATTCCACAAATCATTGCTCTTTTTGAATTGGAAAATTCTATTGATCGTTTGTTAGCTTGTCAAACAGAAGCAGAAGTTCTAGCTTTGATTGATGAGTCAAAAAATAGTCCTTATTTAGAAGGATTGGATTTAGATAGTTAG
- a CDS encoding 3-keto-L-gulonate-6-phosphate decarboxylase UlaD produces MSKHIPNLQVALDHSDLQGAIKAAVSVGHEVDVIEAGTVCLLQVGSELVEVLRSLFPDKIIVADTKCADAGGTVAKNNAVRGADWMTCICCATIPTMKAALKAIQEERGERGEIQIELYGDWTYEQAQTWLDAGISQAIYHQSRDALLAGETWGEKDLNKVKKLIEMGFRVSVTGGLNVDTLKLFEGVDVFTFIAGRGITEAENPAAAARAFKDEIKRIWG; encoded by the coding sequence ATGTCAAAACATATTCCAAATTTACAAGTTGCACTGGATCATTCCGATTTGCAAGGAGCTATTAAAGCAGCTGTCTCGGTAGGTCATGAAGTAGATGTTATTGAAGCAGGAACAGTTTGCCTCTTGCAAGTCGGCAGTGAGTTGGTAGAAGTGCTGCGTAGTTTATTTCCTGATAAAATCATCGTAGCTGATACTAAATGTGCTGACGCTGGTGGGACAGTTGCTAAAAATAATGCCGTACGCGGTGCGGATTGGATGACTTGCATTTGTTGTGCGACGATTCCAACCATGAAAGCAGCCCTGAAAGCTATACAAGAAGAACGCGGTGAACGCGGTGAAATTCAGATTGAGCTCTACGGTGATTGGACTTATGAGCAAGCTCAGACCTGGTTGGATGCTGGTATCTCGCAAGCCATTTATCACCAATCACGCGATGCCCTTCTTGCCGGCGAAACTTGGGGTGAAAAAGATCTCAATAAAGTTAAGAAATTGATCGAAATGGGCTTCCGTGTGTCTGTGACAGGTGGTTTGAATGTGGATACACTCAAACTCTTTGAAGGAGTGGATGTTTTTACCTTTATTGCTGGACGCGGTATAACAGAAGCTGAAAATCCAGCAGCAGCAGCGCGTGCTTTCAAAGACGAAATCAAGCGAATCTGGGGGTAA
- a CDS encoding L-ribulose-5-phosphate 3-epimerase has protein sequence MARPIGIYEKATPKHFSWQERLEFAKEMGFDFVEMSVDESDARLARLTWSKKERLELVKAIYNTGVRIPSICFSGHRRYPLGSNNPELEAKSLETMKQCIELAQDLGVRVIQLAGYDVYYEEKSPETRVRFLKNLRRACDWAEQAQVMLAIEIMDDPFINSIEKYLAVAKEINSPYLFVYPDTGNVSAWHNDLWSEFYLGHQAIAALHLKDTYAVTEHSKGQFRDVPFGKGCVNWEEMFAVLKKTNYQGPFLIEMWSENCETVEETKAAIKEAQDFLYPLIEKAGL, from the coding sequence ATGGCACGTCCAATTGGAATTTATGAAAAGGCGACACCGAAGCATTTTTCTTGGCAAGAACGGTTAGAATTTGCCAAAGAAATGGGCTTTGATTTTGTGGAAATGTCGGTTGATGAGTCAGATGCTCGGCTGGCACGTCTCACTTGGTCCAAAAAAGAACGTCTAGAGCTTGTCAAAGCCATCTATAATACTGGTGTGCGGATTCCCAGCATATGCTTTAGCGGTCATCGGCGTTATCCATTAGGCTCAAACAATCCTGAACTAGAAGCCAAATCGCTTGAAACGATGAAACAATGTATCGAATTAGCACAGGATTTAGGCGTGCGGGTCATTCAATTAGCCGGCTATGATGTTTATTATGAAGAAAAATCACCTGAAACACGCGTTCGTTTCTTAAAAAATCTGCGACGAGCATGTGATTGGGCTGAGCAGGCGCAGGTCATGCTGGCGATTGAAATTATGGATGACCCATTTATCAACAGCATTGAAAAATATCTGGCTGTGGCAAAAGAAATCAATTCGCCTTATCTCTTTGTCTATCCAGATACAGGTAATGTTTCTGCTTGGCATAATGACCTCTGGAGTGAATTTTACCTTGGTCATCAGGCAATTGCTGCGCTGCACTTAAAAGATACCTATGCCGTGACGGAGCATTCTAAAGGGCAATTTCGAGATGTACCTTTTGGCAAAGGTTGTGTCAACTGGGAAGAAATGTTTGCCGTTTTGAAAAAAACCAACTACCAAGGACCGTTTTTGATTGAAATGTGGTCTGAAAATTGTGAAACGGTGGAAGAAACCAAAGCAGCTATCAAAGAAGCGCAGGATTTCCTTTATCCACTCATTGAGAAAGCAGGGTTATGA
- a CDS encoding L-ribulose-5-phosphate 4-epimerase, producing the protein MLVPELRERVYKANMELPEHGLVKFTWGNVSAIDREKGLIAIKPSGVAYEKLSPENMVVTDLDGNIVEGDLNPSSDLPTHVELYKAFPEVGGIVHTHSTEGVAWAQAGRDIPCYGTTHADTFYGSIPCARALTPEEINGEYEKETGKVIIEEFDKRGLDPLAVAGVTVRNHGPFAWGKDEKSAVYNAVVLEESARMARYTEAINPEVAEVPQDLKDKHYLRKHGKNAYYGQKK; encoded by the coding sequence ATGTTAGTACCAGAATTACGAGAACGTGTCTATAAAGCCAATATGGAGCTTCCAGAGCATGGTTTGGTGAAATTTACTTGGGGAAATGTTTCGGCGATTGACCGCGAGAAAGGCTTGATTGCCATTAAACCTTCTGGTGTGGCGTATGAAAAATTATCTCCAGAAAATATGGTTGTGACTGATTTGGACGGTAATATTGTCGAAGGAGACCTGAATCCGTCGTCAGATTTGCCGACGCATGTGGAACTGTACAAAGCATTTCCAGAAGTGGGTGGCATTGTTCATACGCACTCGACAGAAGGAGTGGCTTGGGCGCAAGCAGGGCGTGATATTCCTTGTTATGGCACCACGCACGCTGATACTTTCTACGGTTCAATTCCATGCGCTCGTGCCTTGACACCAGAGGAAATCAATGGCGAGTACGAAAAAGAAACTGGGAAAGTCATTATTGAAGAATTTGACAAGCGTGGCTTAGATCCGCTCGCAGTAGCAGGTGTAACCGTCCGCAACCACGGACCATTTGCTTGGGGCAAGGACGAAAAGTCTGCTGTTTATAATGCAGTTGTTCTGGAAGAATCCGCTCGTATGGCACGCTACACAGAAGCTATCAATCCAGAAGTGGCAGAAGTGCCGCAAGATCTCAAAGACAAGCATTACCTGCGAAAACACGGAAAGAATGCTTACTACGGACAGAAAAAATAA
- a CDS encoding BglG family transcription antiterminator, which yields MILLDQTSCNLLKYLIELEEPETIMTISRATNQSRRKIYYHLEKINDALADVGEVISSRPRVGIVLTAYQKELCQALLEGVDPYSYVMSMTERMQLTVLYICIAKERVTIEKLMELTEVSRNTVLNDLNEIRNQLASEQYQVNLTSTKAQGYFLKCHPLNKIQYVHSLLYHIFVEGNHSFVMILTEKIKAFIGEDLLLSDDLQDFLNQRVQDVEQDLGKKINRHEIKFMLQVLPYLLLSCRNMALNEEEQEDLKREFTLIRKRIEYQAAKNLNSNLQATFGLQLNDIEISLLAVLLLSYRKDRDIHATSQDFVQLKEAIDEFIWRFEVSSHFEIENKEDLLRNLLTHCKALLFRKTYGIVSKNPLTAQIKEKYAELFAVTKSCAVILEEAWLISLTDDEVAYLALHMGGFLKHNHAEKRDAKRIYLVCDEGVAVQKLLLKQCLYHLPNENLGAVFTTEQFKSVEDILDVDLLITTNDGLETTLPTIQVQPILDYEDVLNITSFVKDQALSTKGVRFSQDLERLLSQYLKDSTRTQELKNKIQKLVNEELLSTSTED from the coding sequence ATGATATTATTGGATCAAACAAGTTGTAACTTACTAAAATACCTCATTGAGTTGGAAGAGCCAGAAACGATTATGACCATTTCACGGGCAACCAATCAATCGCGGAGGAAAATCTATTATCATTTAGAAAAAATCAACGATGCTTTAGCGGATGTCGGCGAAGTCATTAGTAGCCGTCCGAGAGTAGGGATTGTCTTAACCGCGTATCAAAAAGAACTTTGCCAAGCGTTATTGGAAGGTGTTGACCCTTATAGCTATGTCATGAGCATGACCGAGCGTATGCAGCTGACTGTGCTTTATATCTGTATTGCTAAGGAACGTGTGACCATTGAAAAACTAATGGAATTGACAGAAGTATCCCGCAATACGGTTCTCAACGATTTGAATGAAATCCGCAATCAGTTGGCTTCGGAGCAGTATCAAGTCAATCTCACTTCCACGAAAGCGCAAGGATATTTTTTAAAGTGTCATCCGCTCAATAAAATCCAATATGTTCATTCTCTCTTGTATCACATTTTTGTAGAGGGAAATCATAGTTTTGTGATGATTTTGACAGAAAAGATAAAAGCATTTATCGGAGAAGATTTACTTTTGTCCGATGATTTACAGGATTTTCTCAATCAAAGAGTGCAAGATGTGGAGCAGGATTTGGGCAAGAAAATCAATCGACATGAAATCAAATTCATGCTGCAAGTTTTACCATATCTGCTGTTGAGCTGCCGCAATATGGCTTTAAATGAGGAAGAACAGGAAGACTTGAAGCGTGAGTTTACCTTGATTCGCAAGCGGATAGAATACCAAGCAGCCAAGAATTTGAATAGTAATTTACAGGCAACATTTGGCTTGCAATTAAATGACATTGAGATTTCTCTCTTAGCCGTTCTTTTGCTTTCTTATCGGAAGGACAGGGATATTCATGCAACCAGTCAAGATTTTGTCCAATTAAAAGAAGCGATTGATGAGTTTATCTGGCGTTTTGAAGTTAGTTCGCACTTTGAAATTGAAAATAAAGAAGATTTGTTGCGGAATTTATTGACGCACTGCAAGGCTCTGCTGTTCCGTAAAACCTACGGAATTGTATCCAAAAATCCATTAACTGCTCAAATCAAGGAAAAATATGCAGAGTTGTTTGCGGTCACCAAGTCTTGCGCTGTGATTTTGGAGGAAGCGTGGCTTATTTCACTAACCGATGATGAGGTGGCTTATCTTGCTCTTCACATGGGTGGATTTTTAAAGCATAATCATGCTGAAAAACGAGATGCTAAACGAATTTATTTAGTTTGTGACGAGGGAGTCGCTGTGCAGAAATTGCTGCTCAAGCAGTGCTTATATCATTTGCCAAATGAAAATTTAGGCGCTGTTTTTACGACAGAGCAATTCAAAAGTGTTGAAGACATTTTAGATGTGGACTTATTGATTACGACAAATGACGGGTTGGAAACTACTTTGCCAACGATACAGGTTCAGCCTATTTTGGACTACGAGGATGTATTGAATATTACTTCTTTTGTGAAAGATCAAGCTCTTTCTACTAAAGGCGTGCGATTTAGTCAAGATTTAGAACGACTTTTGTCACAATACCTCAAGGATTCAACTCGTACACAAGAGTTGAAAAATAAAATTCAAAAGCTTGTAAACGAAGAATTATTATCAACTTCAACAGAAGACTGA
- the ulaG gene encoding L-ascorbate 6-phosphate lactonase, which translates to MPNVKEITRESWILSTFPEWGTWLNEEIEEEVVPEGNFAMWWLGNCGVWIKTPGGANVVMDLWSNRGKSTKKVKDMVRGHQMANMAGVRKLQPNLRVQPMVIDPFMINELDYYLVSHFHSDHIDINTAAAIVNNPKLNHVKFVGPYECGEIWKKWGVPEERIIVIKPGESFEFKDIKVSAVESFDRTCLVTLPVDGADAQDGELKGLPVTDEEMARKAVNYIFETPGGTIYHGADSHFSNYFAKHGKDFKIDVAINNYGDNPIGIQDKMTSIDLLRMAENLRAKVIIPVHYDIWSNFMASTDEILALWKMRKERLQYQFHPFIWEVGGKYTYPQDKDRIEYHHPRGFDDCFEHDSNIQFKALL; encoded by the coding sequence ATGCCAAATGTAAAAGAAATTACAAGAGAATCTTGGATTTTATCCACTTTCCCAGAATGGGGCACTTGGCTCAATGAAGAAATTGAAGAGGAAGTCGTGCCTGAAGGTAACTTTGCTATGTGGTGGTTAGGGAATTGTGGTGTTTGGATTAAGACACCAGGCGGAGCTAATGTGGTCATGGATCTTTGGTCTAACCGCGGAAAATCAACTAAAAAGGTCAAAGATATGGTGCGGGGACATCAAATGGCAAATATGGCAGGCGTACGTAAATTGCAGCCAAATCTGCGCGTGCAGCCAATGGTGATTGATCCATTTATGATTAATGAGTTGGACTATTATCTGGTATCGCATTTTCACAGTGACCATATTGATATCAATACTGCAGCAGCGATTGTCAACAATCCGAAATTGAATCATGTTAAATTTGTCGGACCTTATGAATGTGGCGAAATCTGGAAAAAATGGGGTGTCCCAGAAGAACGTATCATCGTGATTAAACCCGGCGAAAGTTTTGAGTTTAAAGATATTAAAGTATCAGCTGTGGAATCTTTCGACCGAACTTGCTTGGTAACACTTCCAGTTGATGGTGCTGATGCTCAAGATGGTGAACTGAAAGGTCTGCCTGTAACAGATGAAGAAATGGCGCGTAAAGCAGTCAATTACATCTTTGAAACGCCAGGTGGTACAATTTATCATGGTGCAGATTCGCACTTCTCAAATTATTTTGCCAAACACGGAAAAGATTTTAAGATTGATGTGGCTATTAATAACTATGGTGATAACCCAATCGGTATTCAAGATAAGATGACTTCGATTGATTTGCTTCGTATGGCTGAAAACCTTCGTGCCAAAGTTATTATTCCAGTTCATTATGATATTTGGTCTAACTTCATGGCTTCAACGGACGAGATTTTAGCCTTGTGGAAGATGCGTAAAGAGCGCCTCCAATATCAATTCCATCCATTCATCTGGGAAGTCGGTGGTAAATATACCTATCCGCAAGACAAAGACAGGATTGAATATCATCACCCACGTGGCTTTGATGATTGCTTTGAGCATGATTCAAACATTCAATTTAAGGCTTTACTATAA
- the tkt gene encoding transketolase translates to MSNLSVNAIRFLGIDAIEKSKSGHPGVVMGAAPMAYDLFTKQMRVNPEVPNWVNRDRFVLSAGHGSMLLYALLHLSGFQDVTMDEIKHFRQWGSKTPGHPEFGHTAGVDATTGPLGQGISMATGFAQAERFLAAKYNREGYNIFDHYTYVICGDGDLMEGVSAEAASYAGLQKLDKLIVLYDSNDINLDGETKDSFTESVRDRYNAYGWHTALVKDGTDLEAINAAIEAAKVSGKPSLIEVKTVIGYGSPNKQGTNAVHGAPLGAEEAAATRKALSWDYAPFEIPEEVYEDYRVNVAERGKAAYDAWEKLVEEYKQAYPDLADEVAAIIAGKDPVEIKPEDFPVKETGLSQATRNSSQDALNAAAKVLPTFLGGSADLAHSNMTYIKEDGLQDDAHRLNRNIQFGVREFAMGTILNGMALHGGLRVYGGTFFVFSDYVKAAVRLSALQGLPVTYVFTHDSIAVGEDGPTHEPIEHLAGLRAIPNLNVLRPADARETQAAWYLALKSKTTPTALVLTRQNLTVEAGTDFDKVAKGAYVVYETTDGFDTILLASGSEVNLAVAAAKELEAQGEKVRVVSVPSTDIFDAQDAAYKEAILPNAVRRRVAIEMAATQSWYKYVGLDGAVIGIDKFGASAPAAKVMEEYGFTVAHVVEVVKNLK, encoded by the coding sequence ATGTCAAATTTATCTGTCAATGCCATTCGTTTTTTGGGAATTGATGCTATTGAAAAATCAAAATCTGGGCATCCAGGTGTTGTCATGGGCGCAGCACCGATGGCTTATGACTTATTTACCAAGCAAATGCGTGTGAATCCAGAAGTACCAAATTGGGTCAATCGCGATCGTTTTGTTTTATCAGCAGGCCACGGCTCTATGCTGCTCTATGCACTTCTTCACTTGTCTGGTTTTCAAGATGTCACTATGGACGAAATCAAGCACTTCCGTCAATGGGGTTCTAAAACGCCTGGACATCCAGAATTTGGACACACGGCTGGTGTAGATGCGACAACTGGACCCCTTGGTCAAGGAATTTCGATGGCAACTGGTTTTGCGCAAGCAGAACGTTTCCTAGCTGCTAAGTACAACCGTGAAGGCTATAATATCTTTGACCACTATACCTATGTCATCTGTGGTGACGGGGACTTAATGGAAGGTGTGTCTGCTGAAGCGGCTTCTTATGCTGGACTGCAAAAGCTAGATAAGCTCATCGTTCTTTATGATTCAAACGATATCAATTTGGACGGAGAAACGAAGGATTCCTTTACAGAAAGTGTTCGTGACCGTTACAATGCTTACGGTTGGCACACAGCTTTGGTTAAAGACGGAACAGACTTAGAAGCGATCAATGCAGCGATTGAAGCCGCAAAAGTTTCTGGCAAACCTTCCTTGATTGAAGTCAAAACGGTCATTGGCTATGGCTCGCCAAATAAACAGGGAACCAATGCTGTTCATGGGGCTCCTCTTGGTGCAGAAGAAGCAGCCGCTACTCGCAAAGCTCTTTCTTGGGATTACGCACCATTTGAAATTCCAGAAGAAGTCTACGAAGATTATCGAGTTAATGTTGCAGAACGCGGCAAAGCTGCCTATGATGCTTGGGAAAAACTCGTTGAAGAATACAAACAAGCCTATCCTGACTTAGCTGATGAAGTTGCTGCCATTATTGCTGGAAAAGATCCAGTTGAGATCAAACCAGAAGATTTCCCAGTAAAAGAAACAGGTCTTTCACAAGCTACTCGTAATTCTAGCCAAGATGCTTTGAATGCTGCCGCAAAAGTTCTCCCAACTTTCCTTGGTGGCTCTGCTGACCTCGCTCATTCTAATATGACTTACATCAAAGAAGATGGTTTGCAAGATGATGCCCACCGTCTTAACCGCAATATTCAATTCGGTGTGCGTGAATTTGCTATGGGGACTATTTTGAATGGTATGGCACTTCACGGAGGACTTCGTGTTTATGGCGGTACGTTCTTTGTCTTCTCAGACTATGTTAAAGCGGCTGTTCGCTTGTCAGCTCTGCAAGGTTTGCCTGTGACCTATGTCTTTACACATGACTCAATCGCAGTTGGTGAAGACGGTCCAACTCATGAGCCAATTGAGCATTTAGCAGGACTTCGTGCCATTCCAAACCTCAATGTTTTGCGTCCAGCAGATGCGCGTGAAACGCAGGCCGCTTGGTACTTGGCGCTGAAGAGCAAAACAACCCCGACAGCTCTTGTTCTCACGCGTCAAAACTTGACTGTTGAAGCTGGAACAGACTTTGACAAGGTAGCGAAAGGCGCCTATGTTGTGTATGAGACAACAGATGGTTTTGATACAATCCTTCTAGCATCTGGTTCTGAAGTCAACTTAGCTGTTGCAGCTGCAAAAGAGTTAGAAGCGCAAGGAGAAAAGGTTCGCGTTGTCAGCGTACCGTCAACAGACATCTTTGATGCACAAGACGCTGCTTACAAAGAAGCAATTTTACCAAATGCAGTTCGTCGCCGTGTTGCAATCGAAATGGCTGCAACCCAGTCTTGGTACAAATATGTCGGACTTGACGGAGCTGTTATCGGCATTGACAAATTCGGTGCTTCTGCCCCAGCTGCTAAGGTAATGGAAGAATATGGCTTCACCGTTGCTCATGTCGTAGAAGTTGTGAAAAATTTGAAATAG
- a CDS encoding prolyl-tRNA synthetase associated domain-containing protein, with amino-acid sequence MTKESMIYQLLNELKISYDRLDHEPISSVIEAAEKGIVLPGQQVKNLFLKNKKGRQFYLVILRDEKTADIKHLAEILDEKRLSFANDKELEELLQVEPGAVTPFGLLFDKEKKVQLIVDEEVDPNLTVGFHPFVNTTTLNIAYADFLRFLEKAEHTVKRIRC; translated from the coding sequence ATGACAAAGGAAAGTATGATTTATCAGCTGTTGAATGAATTGAAAATTTCTTATGATCGTCTGGATCATGAACCAATTTCTTCCGTTATTGAGGCTGCTGAAAAGGGAATTGTCCTACCGGGGCAACAGGTCAAAAATCTCTTTTTGAAAAATAAAAAGGGGCGTCAATTTTATTTGGTCATTTTGCGGGACGAAAAAACGGCAGATATCAAGCATTTGGCAGAAATCCTTGATGAAAAACGATTATCATTTGCCAATGATAAGGAGCTGGAGGAGCTTTTACAGGTAGAACCAGGTGCGGTTACACCTTTTGGGTTGCTTTTTGATAAGGAAAAGAAAGTCCAGCTGATTGTGGACGAGGAGGTTGATCCGAACTTGACCGTGGGTTTTCATCCTTTTGTCAATACAACAACGCTCAATATCGCTTATGCTGACTTTTTACGTTTTTTGGAAAAAGCAGAGCATACTGTCAAAAGAATTCGCTGCTAG
- the yajC gene encoding preprotein translocase subunit YajC: protein MGNGFSILIMLVVMMGLMFFMQRSQKKQADKRMESLNKLQKGYEVITIGGLYGTVDEVDTEKKTVVLDVDGVYLTFELTAIKTVLPLTEGITAVAGADGSVDMSEDTAIEEE from the coding sequence ATGGGTAACGGTTTTTCAATTTTAATCATGTTGGTTGTGATGATGGGCTTGATGTTCTTCATGCAACGTTCTCAAAAGAAACAAGCAGACAAACGGATGGAAAGCTTGAACAAACTACAAAAAGGATATGAAGTTATCACAATTGGTGGCTTGTATGGTACGGTTGATGAAGTTGATACTGAAAAGAAAACAGTTGTTCTTGATGTAGACGGTGTTTACTTGACATTTGAATTAACAGCTATCAAGACCGTATTACCTCTCACAGAGGGAATCACAGCAGTTGCTGGTGCAGACGGAAGTGTTGATATGTCAGAAGATACAGCTATTGAAGAAGAATAG
- a CDS encoding isoprenyl transferase produces MFSFKKKEKIEVPLQIPRHIGIIMDGNGRWAKKRMQPRVFGHKSGMEALQNVTIAAKELGVQVLTVYAFSTENWSRPEKEVSFIMNLPVEFYDRYVPELHRNNVKIQMIGDTERLPKATYDALCKAEELTRLNTGLILNFALNYGGRAEIVQAVKMIAQDVLDAKFSPGEIDEEMIANYLQTSNLPRLLRDPDLVIRTSGELRLSNFLPWQSAYSELYFTDILWPDFDEKALKAAIEEYSKRNRRFGGV; encoded by the coding sequence ATGTTTAGTTTTAAGAAAAAAGAAAAAATTGAAGTTCCATTACAAATACCGAGACATATCGGTATTATTATGGACGGGAATGGTCGTTGGGCTAAAAAGAGAATGCAGCCGCGCGTTTTCGGACACAAGTCTGGAATGGAAGCTTTGCAAAACGTTACCATTGCAGCTAAAGAGTTGGGTGTCCAAGTATTGACGGTTTACGCTTTCTCCACAGAAAATTGGTCGCGTCCTGAAAAAGAAGTCAGCTTTATCATGAACTTGCCGGTTGAATTTTACGACCGTTATGTGCCTGAGTTGCATAGAAATAACGTAAAAATTCAAATGATTGGGGATACGGAGCGGCTGCCTAAGGCAACGTATGATGCGCTTTGCAAGGCAGAAGAATTAACGCGGCTCAACACAGGCTTGATTCTGAATTTTGCCTTGAATTATGGTGGCCGTGCTGAGATTGTTCAGGCGGTTAAAATGATTGCTCAAGATGTGTTAGATGCCAAGTTCAGTCCGGGTGAGATTGATGAAGAGATGATTGCCAATTATCTACAAACCAGCAATCTACCTCGATTATTGCGCGATCCGGATTTGGTCATTCGGACGAGCGGAGAATTGCGTTTGAGTAATTTTTTGCCTTGGCAAAGTGCATATAGTGAGCTGTATTTTACAGATATTTTATGGCCGGATTTTGATGAGAAAGCTTTGAAAGCAGCTATTGAAGAATATAGTAAACGAAATCGTCGCTTTGGTGGTGTGTAG